In a genomic window of Quercus lobata isolate SW786 chromosome 4, ValleyOak3.0 Primary Assembly, whole genome shotgun sequence:
- the LOC115986368 gene encoding elongation factor G-1, mitochondrial: MARFPRPSTPRSLYTLYTSPSKTTPSHSHTHSHSHSPTAALLLLRHFSSGSLARAASKDEKEPWWKDSMSRLRNIGISAHIDSGKTTLTERVLYYTGRIHEIHEVRGRDGVGAKMDSMDLEREKGITIQSAATYCTWKDYQVNIIDTPGHVDFTIEVERALRVLDGAILVLCSVGGVQSQSITVDRQMRRYEVPRLAFINKLDRMGADPWKVLNQARSKLRHHSAAMQVPIGLEEDFKGLIDLVQLKALYFHGSSGEKIVAEDIPANMEALVAEKRRELIEAVSEVDDKLAEVFLNDEPVSSTELEEAIRRATVARKFVPVFMGSAFKNKGVQPLLDGVLSYLPCPTEVSSYALDQSKNEEKVTLSGTPDGPLVALAFKLEEGRFGQLTYLRIYEGIIRKGDFIHNINTGKKVKIPRLVRMHSDEMEDIQQAHAGQIVAVFGVDCASGDTFTDGSVKYTMTSMNVPEPVMSLAVQPVSKDSGGQFSKALNRFQREDPTFRVGLDAESGQTIISGMGELHLDIYVERIRREYKVDATVGKPRVNFRETVTQRAEFDYLHKKQTGGQGQYGRVCGYIEPLPQGSSTKFEFDNMIVGQAIPSNFIPAIEKGFKEAANSGSLIGHPVEHLRVVLTDGASHSVDSSELAFKLAAIYAFRQCYTAARPVILEPVMMVELKVPTEFQGTVAGDINKRKGVIVGNDQDGDDSVITAHVPLNNMFGYSTSLRSMTQGKGEFTMEYKEHSAVSNDVQTQLVNTYKGTKPAE; the protein is encoded by the exons ATGGCTCGCTTTCCAAGACCCTCCACACCTCGCTCACTCTACACTCTCTACACTTCCCCATCCAAAACCACACCGTCCCATTCCCACACCCACTCCCACTCTCACTCCCCAACCGCCGCGCTCCTCCTCCTCCGCCACTTCTCCTCCGGGAGCTTGGCCCGCGCGGCGTCGAAAGACGAGAAAGAGCCCTGGTGGAAGGACTCCATGAGTCGGCTCCGAAACATCGGGATTTCGGCCCACATCGATTCGGGCAAAACCACGTTAACCGAGCGGGTACTTTACTATACGGGTCGGATCCATGAGATCCACGAGGTTAGAGGCAGAGATGGAGTCGGAGCTAAAATGGATTCTATggatttggagagagagaagggtaTTACCATCCAGTCCGCCGCCACTTACTGCACTTGGAAAGACTATCAG GTTAACATTATTGACACCCCCGGTCACGTAGATTTCACGATCGAGGTTGAGAGGGCTTTGCGTGTTCTTGATGGTGCCATTCTTGTACTTTGTAGTGTTGGCGGTGTGCAAAGTCAGTCGATTACCGTTGATCGGCAAATGAGAAGATATGAGGTTCCAAGACTTGCATTTATTAACAAACTTGATCGGATGGGAGCAGATCCATGGAAAGTTCTCAACCAG GCAAGGTCTAAACTCCGGCATCACAGTGCTGCCATGCAAGTTCCAATTGGGTTGGAGGAGGATTTTAAGGGGCTCATTGACCTTGTGCAATTAAAAGCATTATATTTTCACGGCTCCAGTGG TGAAAAAATAGTTGCTGAAGATATACCTGCCAATATGGAGGCTTTAGTTGCAGAAAAGAGACGGGAACTAATAGAGGCTGTTTCTGAAGTTGATGATAAACTTGCTGAAGTATTTCTCAATGATGAGCCTGTATCATCAACTGAACTTGAG GAAGCAATTCGCAGAGCAACTGTAGCACGGAAATTTGTACCTGTATTCATGGGTAGTGCATTTAAAAACAAG GGAGTACAACCACTTTTGGATGGTGTACTTAGTTATTTGCCTTGTCCAACTGAAGTCAGTAGCTATGCTCTTGACCAAAGTAAGAATGAAGAGAAG GTCACATTGTCTGGAACTCCAGATGGGCCTCTTGTGGCGTTAGCTTTTAAATTGGAGGAAGGGCGCTTTGGTCAGTTGACATATCTAAG aatcTATGAAGGTATCATTCGGAAGGGTGATTTTATACATAACATAAATACTGGAAAGAAAGTTAAG ATTCCTCGCTTGGTTCGGATGCATTCTGATGAGATGGAG GATATTCAACAGGCACATGCTGGGCAAATAGTTGCTGTATTTGGTGTGGATTGTGCATCAG GAGATACATTCACTGATGGGTCTGTTAAATACACAATGACTTCTATGAATGTCCCTGAGCCAGTGATGTCTTTAGCTGTTCAACCAGTTTCAAAAGATTCAGGAGGACAA ttttCAAAGGCTTTGAATCGTTTTCAGAGAGAGGACCCTACTTTCCGAGTTGGGCTGGATGCTGAGAGTGGGCAG ACAATTATTTCTGGAATGGGAGAGCTGCATTTGGACATATATGTTGAACGTATTCGGAGAGAGTATAAG GTTGATGCTACTGTTGGTAAGCCTCGTGTAAACTTCAGAGAAACTGTAACTCAACGTGCTGAATTTGATTATTTACATAAGAAACAAACTGGTGGACAAGGTCAATATGGACGAGTATGCGG ATATATCGAACCACTTCCTCAAGGGTCATCAACTAAGTTTGAATTTGATAACATGATTGTTGGGCAAGCTATACCATCAAACTTTATCCCGGCAATCGAGAAAGGTTTTAAAGAAGCAGCGAATTC GGGTTCACTAATTGGACATCCAGTCGAACATCTTCGTGTTGTTTTAACAGATGGTGCTTCCCATTCTGTGGATTCCAGTGAACTTGCATTCAAGTTAGCCGCAATATATGCATTTAGACAG TGCTATACAGCTGCTAGACCGGTAATTTTGGAGCCTGTCATGATGGTGGAGTTGAAAGTTCCAACTGAATTTCAGGGCACTGTTGCTGGTGATATCAACAA GAGAAAAGGTGTTATTGTCGGAAATGATCAGGATGGAGATGATTCTGTGATTACTGCCCAT GTCCCTCTGAACAACATGTTTGGGTACTCAACGTCTCTTCGTTCAATGACACAG GGAAAGGGTGAATTTACAATGGAATACAAAGAGCATTCAGCTGTTTCTAATGACGTTCAGACGCAATTAGTTAATACTTACAAGGGCACAAAACCAGCTGAGTAG
- the LOC115986561 gene encoding 3-hydroxyisobutyryl-CoA hydrolase-like protein 1, mitochondrial isoform X3 produces the protein MMQRFKAALLQRRNNLHIHSLRFLNQFHTRNLCSLPDTAITDELDNQVLVEGKAWSRTAILNRPSVLNCLSTAMGARLQKLYTSWENNPDIGFVAMKVALLNGITMGGGAGVSIPGMFRVATDKTVFATPETLIGFHPDAGASFFLSHLPGHLGEYLGLTGQKLNGAEMISCGLATHYAHSSKLDLIEEQLGKLDTDDPSVIETSLEKCSDLVYLDNISVLHRIEILDKCFSHDTVEEIIDALESETSKTNDAWCISTLRRLKEASPLGLKVSLKSIREGRFQTLDQCLIREYRMSLQGISNQVSRDFCEGVRARMVDKDLAPKWNPPSLEQVSKDMVEHYFSPLSKSEPDLELPTELREAFT, from the exons ATGATGCAGAGGTTTAAGGCAGCCCTGTTGCAGAGGCGCAACAATCTTCACATTCACAGTCTTCGTTTCCTCAACCAATTCCACACAAGGAATCTCTGTTCTCTTCCGGACACAGCTATTACCGATGAACTTGACAACCAA GTATTGGTTGAGGGCAAAGCCTGGTCTAGAACAGCAATCCTGAACAGGCCATCGGTGCTCAATTGTCTTAGTACTGCCATG GGGGCTAGATTGCAAAAGTTGTATACGTCTTGGGAAAATAATCCAGATATTGGTTTTGTGgcaatgaag GTGGCTCTTTTGAATGGAATTACTATGGGTGGTGGGGCTGGAGTTTCAATCCCTGGGATGTTTAGGGTTGCAACTGATAAAACT GTTTTTGCTACTCCTGAAACTCTAATTGGTTTCCACCCTGATGCTGGCGCATCGTTTTTCCTCTCACATCTACCTGGTCACCTGG ggGAGTACTTGGGTCTCACGGGACAAAAACTTAATGGAGCAGAAATGATTTCTTGTGGGCTTGCTACACACTATGCGCATAGCTCA AAGCTTGATTTAATTGAAGAACAACTTGGGAAATTGGATACTGATGATCCTTCTGTCATTGAAACTTCTTTAGAAAAATGTAGTGACCTTGTCTATCTAGATAATATAAGTGTACTTCACAG GATTGAAATACTTGATAAATGTTTCAGCCATGACACAGTTGAAGAAATTATCGATGCCTTG GAGAGTGAGACAAGTAAAACAAATGATGCATGGTGCATTTCCACCCTAAGGAGACTTAAGGAAGCTTCACCATTAGGCTTGAAGGTTTCTTTGAAATCT ATACGAGAAGGTAGATTTCAGACCCTTGATCAGTGCTTGATACGTGAGTACCGAATGTCACTGCAAGGGATATCTAATCAGGTTTCCAGAGATTTTTGTGAG GGTGTTCGGGCACGAATGGTAGACAAGGACCTGGCACCAAAG TGGAATCCTCCGAGCTTGGAACAAGTGTCCAAAGACATGGTAGAGCACTATTTTTCACCACTCAGCAAATCTGAGCCTGATCTGGAGCTACCCACAGAACTGCGAGAAGCATTCACATAG
- the LOC115986561 gene encoding 3-hydroxyisobutyryl-CoA hydrolase-like protein 1, mitochondrial isoform X2: protein MMQRFKAALLQRRNNLHIHSLRFLNQFHTRNLCSLPDTAITDELDNQVLVEGKAWSRTAILNRPSVLNCLSTAMGARLQKLYTSWENNPDIGFVAMKGSGRAFCAGGDIVTLYHMINAGKMEDCKEFFRTLYTYIYILGTYLKPHVALLNGITMGGGAGVSIPGMFRVATDKTVFATPETLIGFHPDAGASFFLSHLPGHLGEYLGLTGQKLNGAEMISCGLATHYAHSSKLDLIEEQLGKLDTDDPSVIETSLEKCSDLVYLDNISVLHRIEILDKCFSHDTVEEIIDALESETSKTNDAWCISTLRRLKEASPLGLKVSLKSIREGRFQTLDQCLIREYRMSLQGISNQVSRDFCEGVRARMVDKDLAPKWNPPSLEQVSKDMVEHYFSPLSKSEPDLELPTELREAFT, encoded by the exons ATGATGCAGAGGTTTAAGGCAGCCCTGTTGCAGAGGCGCAACAATCTTCACATTCACAGTCTTCGTTTCCTCAACCAATTCCACACAAGGAATCTCTGTTCTCTTCCGGACACAGCTATTACCGATGAACTTGACAACCAA GTATTGGTTGAGGGCAAAGCCTGGTCTAGAACAGCAATCCTGAACAGGCCATCGGTGCTCAATTGTCTTAGTACTGCCATG GGGGCTAGATTGCAAAAGTTGTATACGTCTTGGGAAAATAATCCAGATATTGGTTTTGTGgcaatgaag GGCAGTGGCAGGGCATTTTGTGCTGGCGGAGATATTGTGACACTTTATCATATGATAAATGCAG GGAAAATGGAAGATTGTAAGGAATTTTTTAGAACGTTATATACTTACATATACATTTTAGGTACATATTTGAAGCCACAT GTGGCTCTTTTGAATGGAATTACTATGGGTGGTGGGGCTGGAGTTTCAATCCCTGGGATGTTTAGGGTTGCAACTGATAAAACT GTTTTTGCTACTCCTGAAACTCTAATTGGTTTCCACCCTGATGCTGGCGCATCGTTTTTCCTCTCACATCTACCTGGTCACCTGG ggGAGTACTTGGGTCTCACGGGACAAAAACTTAATGGAGCAGAAATGATTTCTTGTGGGCTTGCTACACACTATGCGCATAGCTCA AAGCTTGATTTAATTGAAGAACAACTTGGGAAATTGGATACTGATGATCCTTCTGTCATTGAAACTTCTTTAGAAAAATGTAGTGACCTTGTCTATCTAGATAATATAAGTGTACTTCACAG GATTGAAATACTTGATAAATGTTTCAGCCATGACACAGTTGAAGAAATTATCGATGCCTTG GAGAGTGAGACAAGTAAAACAAATGATGCATGGTGCATTTCCACCCTAAGGAGACTTAAGGAAGCTTCACCATTAGGCTTGAAGGTTTCTTTGAAATCT ATACGAGAAGGTAGATTTCAGACCCTTGATCAGTGCTTGATACGTGAGTACCGAATGTCACTGCAAGGGATATCTAATCAGGTTTCCAGAGATTTTTGTGAG GGTGTTCGGGCACGAATGGTAGACAAGGACCTGGCACCAAAG TGGAATCCTCCGAGCTTGGAACAAGTGTCCAAAGACATGGTAGAGCACTATTTTTCACCACTCAGCAAATCTGAGCCTGATCTGGAGCTACCCACAGAACTGCGAGAAGCATTCACATAG
- the LOC115986561 gene encoding 3-hydroxyisobutyryl-CoA hydrolase-like protein 1, mitochondrial isoform X4 — protein MMQRFKAALLQRRNNLHIHSLRFLNQFHTRNLCSLPDTAITDELDNQVLVEGKAWSRTAILNRPSVLNCLSTAMGARLQKLYTSWENNPDIGFVAMKWQGILCWRRYCDTLSIKYGGASRMFCDGKMEDCKEFFRTLYTYIYILGTYLKPHVALLNGITMGGGAGVSIPGMFRVATDKTVFATPETLIGFHPDAGASFFLSHLPGHLGEYLGLTGQKLNGAEMISCGLATHYAHSSKLDLIEEQLGKLDTDDPSVIETSLEKCSDLVYLDNISVLHRIEILDKCFSHDTVEEIIDALWNPPSLEQVSKDMVEHYFSPLSKSEPDLELPTELREAFT, from the exons ATGATGCAGAGGTTTAAGGCAGCCCTGTTGCAGAGGCGCAACAATCTTCACATTCACAGTCTTCGTTTCCTCAACCAATTCCACACAAGGAATCTCTGTTCTCTTCCGGACACAGCTATTACCGATGAACTTGACAACCAA GTATTGGTTGAGGGCAAAGCCTGGTCTAGAACAGCAATCCTGAACAGGCCATCGGTGCTCAATTGTCTTAGTACTGCCATG GGGGCTAGATTGCAAAAGTTGTATACGTCTTGGGAAAATAATCCAGATATTGGTTTTGTGgcaatgaag TGGCAGGGCATTTTGTGCTGGCGGAGATATTGTGACACTTT ATCAATAAAGTATGGAGGTGCATCCAGAATGTTTTGTGATG GGAAAATGGAAGATTGTAAGGAATTTTTTAGAACGTTATATACTTACATATACATTTTAGGTACATATTTGAAGCCACAT GTGGCTCTTTTGAATGGAATTACTATGGGTGGTGGGGCTGGAGTTTCAATCCCTGGGATGTTTAGGGTTGCAACTGATAAAACT GTTTTTGCTACTCCTGAAACTCTAATTGGTTTCCACCCTGATGCTGGCGCATCGTTTTTCCTCTCACATCTACCTGGTCACCTGG ggGAGTACTTGGGTCTCACGGGACAAAAACTTAATGGAGCAGAAATGATTTCTTGTGGGCTTGCTACACACTATGCGCATAGCTCA AAGCTTGATTTAATTGAAGAACAACTTGGGAAATTGGATACTGATGATCCTTCTGTCATTGAAACTTCTTTAGAAAAATGTAGTGACCTTGTCTATCTAGATAATATAAGTGTACTTCACAG GATTGAAATACTTGATAAATGTTTCAGCCATGACACAGTTGAAGAAATTATCGATGCCTTG TGGAATCCTCCGAGCTTGGAACAAGTGTCCAAAGACATGGTAGAGCACTATTTTTCACCACTCAGCAAATCTGAGCCTGATCTGGAGCTACCCACAGAACTGCGAGAAGCATTCACATAG
- the LOC115986561 gene encoding 3-hydroxyisobutyryl-CoA hydrolase-like protein 1, mitochondrial isoform X1, with protein MMQRFKAALLQRRNNLHIHSLRFLNQFHTRNLCSLPDTAITDELDNQVLVEGKAWSRTAILNRPSVLNCLSTAMGARLQKLYTSWENNPDIGFVAMKWQGILCWRRYCDTLSIKYGGASRMFCDGKMEDCKEFFRTLYTYIYILGTYLKPHVALLNGITMGGGAGVSIPGMFRVATDKTVFATPETLIGFHPDAGASFFLSHLPGHLGEYLGLTGQKLNGAEMISCGLATHYAHSSKLDLIEEQLGKLDTDDPSVIETSLEKCSDLVYLDNISVLHRIEILDKCFSHDTVEEIIDALESETSKTNDAWCISTLRRLKEASPLGLKVSLKSIREGRFQTLDQCLIREYRMSLQGISNQVSRDFCEGVRARMVDKDLAPKWNPPSLEQVSKDMVEHYFSPLSKSEPDLELPTELREAFT; from the exons ATGATGCAGAGGTTTAAGGCAGCCCTGTTGCAGAGGCGCAACAATCTTCACATTCACAGTCTTCGTTTCCTCAACCAATTCCACACAAGGAATCTCTGTTCTCTTCCGGACACAGCTATTACCGATGAACTTGACAACCAA GTATTGGTTGAGGGCAAAGCCTGGTCTAGAACAGCAATCCTGAACAGGCCATCGGTGCTCAATTGTCTTAGTACTGCCATG GGGGCTAGATTGCAAAAGTTGTATACGTCTTGGGAAAATAATCCAGATATTGGTTTTGTGgcaatgaag TGGCAGGGCATTTTGTGCTGGCGGAGATATTGTGACACTTT ATCAATAAAGTATGGAGGTGCATCCAGAATGTTTTGTGATG GGAAAATGGAAGATTGTAAGGAATTTTTTAGAACGTTATATACTTACATATACATTTTAGGTACATATTTGAAGCCACAT GTGGCTCTTTTGAATGGAATTACTATGGGTGGTGGGGCTGGAGTTTCAATCCCTGGGATGTTTAGGGTTGCAACTGATAAAACT GTTTTTGCTACTCCTGAAACTCTAATTGGTTTCCACCCTGATGCTGGCGCATCGTTTTTCCTCTCACATCTACCTGGTCACCTGG ggGAGTACTTGGGTCTCACGGGACAAAAACTTAATGGAGCAGAAATGATTTCTTGTGGGCTTGCTACACACTATGCGCATAGCTCA AAGCTTGATTTAATTGAAGAACAACTTGGGAAATTGGATACTGATGATCCTTCTGTCATTGAAACTTCTTTAGAAAAATGTAGTGACCTTGTCTATCTAGATAATATAAGTGTACTTCACAG GATTGAAATACTTGATAAATGTTTCAGCCATGACACAGTTGAAGAAATTATCGATGCCTTG GAGAGTGAGACAAGTAAAACAAATGATGCATGGTGCATTTCCACCCTAAGGAGACTTAAGGAAGCTTCACCATTAGGCTTGAAGGTTTCTTTGAAATCT ATACGAGAAGGTAGATTTCAGACCCTTGATCAGTGCTTGATACGTGAGTACCGAATGTCACTGCAAGGGATATCTAATCAGGTTTCCAGAGATTTTTGTGAG GGTGTTCGGGCACGAATGGTAGACAAGGACCTGGCACCAAAG TGGAATCCTCCGAGCTTGGAACAAGTGTCCAAAGACATGGTAGAGCACTATTTTTCACCACTCAGCAAATCTGAGCCTGATCTGGAGCTACCCACAGAACTGCGAGAAGCATTCACATAG
- the LOC115986561 gene encoding 3-hydroxyisobutyryl-CoA hydrolase-like protein 1, mitochondrial isoform X5 produces MKGSGRAFCAGGDIVTLYHMINAGKMEDCKEFFRTLYTYIYILGTYLKPHVALLNGITMGGGAGVSIPGMFRVATDKTVFATPETLIGFHPDAGASFFLSHLPGHLGEYLGLTGQKLNGAEMISCGLATHYAHSSKLDLIEEQLGKLDTDDPSVIETSLEKCSDLVYLDNISVLHRIEILDKCFSHDTVEEIIDALESETSKTNDAWCISTLRRLKEASPLGLKVSLKSIREGRFQTLDQCLIREYRMSLQGISNQVSRDFCEGVRARMVDKDLAPKWNPPSLEQVSKDMVEHYFSPLSKSEPDLELPTELREAFT; encoded by the exons atgaag GGCAGTGGCAGGGCATTTTGTGCTGGCGGAGATATTGTGACACTTTATCATATGATAAATGCAG GGAAAATGGAAGATTGTAAGGAATTTTTTAGAACGTTATATACTTACATATACATTTTAGGTACATATTTGAAGCCACAT GTGGCTCTTTTGAATGGAATTACTATGGGTGGTGGGGCTGGAGTTTCAATCCCTGGGATGTTTAGGGTTGCAACTGATAAAACT GTTTTTGCTACTCCTGAAACTCTAATTGGTTTCCACCCTGATGCTGGCGCATCGTTTTTCCTCTCACATCTACCTGGTCACCTGG ggGAGTACTTGGGTCTCACGGGACAAAAACTTAATGGAGCAGAAATGATTTCTTGTGGGCTTGCTACACACTATGCGCATAGCTCA AAGCTTGATTTAATTGAAGAACAACTTGGGAAATTGGATACTGATGATCCTTCTGTCATTGAAACTTCTTTAGAAAAATGTAGTGACCTTGTCTATCTAGATAATATAAGTGTACTTCACAG GATTGAAATACTTGATAAATGTTTCAGCCATGACACAGTTGAAGAAATTATCGATGCCTTG GAGAGTGAGACAAGTAAAACAAATGATGCATGGTGCATTTCCACCCTAAGGAGACTTAAGGAAGCTTCACCATTAGGCTTGAAGGTTTCTTTGAAATCT ATACGAGAAGGTAGATTTCAGACCCTTGATCAGTGCTTGATACGTGAGTACCGAATGTCACTGCAAGGGATATCTAATCAGGTTTCCAGAGATTTTTGTGAG GGTGTTCGGGCACGAATGGTAGACAAGGACCTGGCACCAAAG TGGAATCCTCCGAGCTTGGAACAAGTGTCCAAAGACATGGTAGAGCACTATTTTTCACCACTCAGCAAATCTGAGCCTGATCTGGAGCTACCCACAGAACTGCGAGAAGCATTCACATAG